A window of the Butyricimonas faecalis genome harbors these coding sequences:
- a CDS encoding tRNA threonylcarbamoyladenosine dehydratase encodes MDWLSRTELLLGKERLGLLKKAHVLVAGLGGVGAYAAEQLCRAGIGEMTIIDGDRVEVTNKNRQLPALDSNIGKAKAEVMAARFRDINPDIQLHVINDFIKDDRMIDILEMAKYDYVVDAIDTLAPKIFLIYHSLQKGYRVVSSMGAGGKMDPEQIRIADISKSYNCNLARMLRKRLHKLGVYKGVKVVFSPEEVDPEAVVLSESENKKSNVGTISYMPPLFGCFCASVVIRDITNPI; translated from the coding sequence ATGGATTGGCTGAGTAGAACGGAGTTGCTTCTAGGAAAAGAACGGTTGGGTTTGTTGAAGAAAGCTCACGTGTTGGTGGCAGGATTAGGAGGAGTCGGGGCGTATGCCGCCGAACAGTTATGTCGGGCGGGGATCGGAGAGATGACGATTATTGACGGGGATCGCGTGGAGGTGACGAATAAAAACCGTCAACTTCCGGCGTTGGATAGTAACATCGGTAAAGCGAAAGCCGAGGTGATGGCAGCCCGTTTCCGGGATATAAACCCGGATATCCAATTACACGTCATCAATGATTTTATCAAAGACGATCGCATGATTGATATTTTGGAAATGGCGAAATATGATTACGTGGTGGATGCCATTGATACATTAGCCCCCAAGATATTCTTAATATACCATAGCTTGCAAAAGGGGTACCGGGTCGTGAGTTCCATGGGTGCCGGAGGGAAAATGGATCCTGAACAAATCCGGATAGCCGATATTTCGAAATCGTATAATTGTAATTTGGCTCGCATGTTGCGAAAAAGGCTACATAAGTTGGGCGTCTACAAGGGGGTGAAAGTCGTATTTTCTCCCGAAGAAGTCGATCCGGAAGCGGTTGTTTTAAGCGAGAGCGAGAATAAAAAGTCGAATGTCGGGACTATTTCTTATATGCCGCCCTTGTTCGGGTGTTTCTGCGCCTCTGTGGTTATCCGGGATATTACCAATCCGATTTGA
- a CDS encoding TatD family hydrolase, with the protein MNIHTHHVGEGINILDVGEGKAWVEKEEKREWIEGQNVFYSVGIHPMKLNESGENLFAGIEDTARMEKVIAIGECGLDRRSPIGMKTQEEILAVQVGLAEALRKPLIIHCVKAYSELIAMKRRTGSSVPWIVHGYNNNEQILRQLLNHGLYISVGAALLDSRSNAFRLLRMIPAERLFLENDDKEVEISVIYEAASAIFEVDVEVLKEITRNNYNKVFGK; encoded by the coding sequence GTGAATATACACACGCATCATGTTGGCGAAGGAATTAACATTCTGGATGTTGGTGAAGGAAAGGCGTGGGTGGAAAAAGAAGAAAAACGGGAATGGATAGAGGGGCAGAACGTGTTTTACTCCGTGGGTATTCATCCCATGAAGTTAAACGAATCGGGAGAGAACCTTTTTGCGGGAATAGAAGATACGGCACGGATGGAAAAAGTAATAGCGATAGGAGAGTGCGGTCTGGACCGTCGCTCTCCTATTGGCATGAAAACGCAGGAAGAGATACTGGCAGTTCAAGTCGGTTTGGCAGAAGCACTGCGTAAACCGTTGATTATTCATTGCGTGAAGGCGTATTCGGAATTGATTGCCATGAAGAGGCGAACGGGATCCTCCGTACCTTGGATTGTTCACGGGTATAATAATAACGAGCAGATATTAAGGCAATTGTTGAACCACGGGTTGTATATTTCCGTGGGAGCGGCTTTGCTGGATTCGCGCTCAAATGCTTTTCGATTATTGCGGATGATCCCGGCAGAGAGATTGTTTTTGGAGAATGATGACAAAGAGGTGGAGATTTCAGTCATTTACGAGGCTGCCTCTGCCATCTTTGAGGTCGACGTGGAGGTGTTAAAGGAAATAACGAGGAATAATTATAATAAAGTTTTTGGAAAATAG
- a CDS encoding L-cysteine desulfidase family protein, whose protein sequence is MNQVTDQQIIEILRKEAVPALGCTEPVACALACAKCKEVLGDVPEHLDVLVSGNIYKNGMGVGIPGTGMVGLPIAAALGAVCGKSEYGLEVLKEVNVGDNLQRAKDMLGQVKVSLKEDAPDKLYAEALATKGNDTVKVIIVHTHTNIVLVEKNGKEIFKREFRLDTSKPEDKGPELSVKRIWDFVHQVDVKDIEFVLQGAEMNKAISAEGLKSEYGLQIGKTLKENIDKGLLEDDLLNRTLIRATAASDARMDGCPKPVMTNSGSGNQGITVYLPVVVAAEQFGASREQLARALALSNLIAVHIHYYMGHLSALCGILIAGTGAASAITYLMGGTYENMVNTIKTMCSNLTGMMCDGAKQGCALKVYSGVSAAVQAALLSMRGIKTNNDGIVEEDIERTIRNVGLIGTKGMEETDKTILNIMCNKK, encoded by the coding sequence ATGAATCAAGTAACAGATCAACAAATCATTGAAATATTGAGAAAAGAGGCCGTTCCGGCCTTGGGGTGTACCGAGCCGGTAGCCTGTGCTTTAGCGTGTGCAAAGTGTAAAGAAGTATTAGGAGACGTGCCCGAGCATTTGGACGTACTGGTTAGTGGTAATATTTACAAAAATGGTATGGGTGTTGGTATCCCGGGAACAGGAATGGTCGGGCTGCCTATCGCCGCGGCTTTAGGAGCTGTTTGTGGAAAATCCGAATACGGCTTGGAAGTGCTGAAAGAGGTGAACGTGGGGGATAACTTGCAGCGGGCAAAAGATATGTTAGGTCAAGTGAAGGTTTCTTTGAAAGAGGATGCACCGGATAAATTGTACGCCGAGGCTTTGGCCACGAAAGGAAATGATACGGTAAAAGTGATTATCGTTCACACGCACACCAATATCGTTTTGGTGGAAAAGAACGGAAAAGAGATTTTCAAAAGAGAATTTCGTCTGGATACCTCAAAACCGGAAGATAAAGGACCGGAGTTGAGCGTGAAGCGGATTTGGGACTTCGTGCATCAGGTAGACGTGAAAGATATCGAATTCGTGTTGCAGGGAGCCGAGATGAACAAAGCGATTTCGGCCGAAGGATTGAAATCGGAATATGGATTGCAGATTGGAAAAACGTTAAAAGAAAATATAGATAAAGGATTGTTGGAAGATGACTTGCTGAATCGTACGTTAATTCGTGCCACTGCAGCATCGGATGCGCGTATGGACGGGTGCCCGAAGCCGGTGATGACAAATTCCGGTAGTGGTAATCAAGGAATCACGGTATATTTGCCGGTAGTGGTGGCTGCCGAGCAATTCGGGGCTTCCCGCGAGCAATTGGCTCGTGCCTTGGCATTGAGTAACCTGATTGCCGTGCATATTCACTATTATATGGGACACCTTTCAGCCCTTTGCGGTATTCTGATTGCCGGGACAGGGGCTGCCTCTGCAATCACCTATCTGATGGGAGGAACTTACGAGAACATGGTGAACACGATCAAAACAATGTGTTCAAACTTGACGGGTATGATGTGTGACGGGGCAAAACAGGGATGTGCCTTGAAGGTATATTCCGGGGTATCGGCTGCCGTACAAGCTGCCTTGTTGTCAATGAGAGGGATCAAGACGAACAATGACGGGATCGTGGAGGAAGATATCGAGCGTACCATCCGTAACGTGGGATTGATCGGTACAAAAGGAATGGAGGAAACGGACAAGACGATCTTGAATATCATGTGCAATAAAAAATAG
- a CDS encoding SPOR domain-containing protein, translated as MKLTLVILSLFITSFAWAQTDSIAPVKKESDFVKQLSETDSITGGKVIIHADPKIEQLLKLSISVSRKEQLFQGYRIQILSRSSYDTNIDSLKNYTKRFEEEFPDIPAYLQYTDPDFKIRVGNFRTRIEAIPALKRIRKKYSGAYPVKTTIYLQELNPVVEQDTVAVPPVQF; from the coding sequence ATGAAATTAACACTCGTCATATTATCACTTTTCATCACGTCCTTCGCTTGGGCGCAAACAGATTCTATTGCCCCGGTCAAAAAAGAGAGCGATTTCGTGAAACAACTCTCGGAAACAGATTCCATTACCGGTGGTAAAGTGATCATTCATGCCGATCCGAAAATCGAACAACTATTAAAACTGAGCATTTCCGTGAGCCGGAAAGAACAGCTCTTTCAAGGGTATCGCATCCAAATCCTATCCCGTAGTTCATACGACACGAATATCGACTCGTTGAAAAACTATACCAAACGATTTGAAGAAGAGTTTCCGGACATACCTGCATACCTGCAATACACTGATCCCGATTTCAAAATCCGGGTAGGTAATTTCCGCACCCGCATAGAAGCCATCCCCGCCTTGAAACGAATCCGTAAAAAATATTCAGGTGCATACCCGGTAAAAACAACTATTTACCTACAAGAATTGAATCCCGTCGTGGAGCAAGATACGGTTGCGGTGCCTCCTGTGCAATTCTAA
- a CDS encoding GSCFA domain-containing protein: MNLQTKITIVAPDFSIDYNSKLMMLGSCFAENIGSKFSYYKFDVDVNPCGIIYNPLSVANVLRLIMEGKRFEKNDLRKVGEKWVSLYHHGAFSSTDPDECLSRINGRLEKAAEELCSLDLLVITWGTAWVYKHVRENMIVSNCHKIPAQEFERSRLSVENIVEEYVELIERLREINPGLRILFTVSPIRHWKDGAHGNQLSKATLLLAIDQLREKLEYVYYFPAYEIVLDELRDYRFYADDMLHVSGFTVDYIWERFLYSFITPDVLGLMNQIGRINKGMAHRPFDSKSEDYQRLVKKMLAEMAMISHSYPMIDFSAEEEKLRNLKFRI, from the coding sequence ATGAATTTGCAAACGAAGATCACGATTGTTGCTCCAGATTTTTCAATAGATTATAATTCCAAGCTGATGATGTTGGGATCGTGTTTCGCGGAAAACATAGGGAGTAAGTTTTCCTATTATAAATTTGACGTAGATGTAAATCCTTGTGGGATAATTTATAACCCGTTATCCGTGGCCAATGTATTACGTTTAATCATGGAAGGAAAACGATTTGAAAAAAACGATTTGAGAAAGGTAGGGGAGAAATGGGTGAGCCTGTATCACCATGGGGCATTCTCGTCAACCGATCCGGACGAGTGTCTGAGCCGGATAAATGGACGTTTGGAGAAAGCTGCGGAAGAACTTTGTTCTTTAGATTTGTTGGTAATTACTTGGGGAACAGCTTGGGTGTACAAGCACGTGCGGGAAAATATGATCGTGTCGAATTGTCACAAGATCCCTGCGCAAGAGTTTGAGCGTAGTCGTTTGAGCGTGGAAAATATTGTGGAGGAATACGTGGAGTTAATCGAGCGTCTGCGAGAGATAAATCCTGGACTTCGCATATTATTCACGGTAAGCCCGATCCGGCATTGGAAGGATGGCGCTCATGGTAATCAGTTGAGTAAGGCTACATTATTGTTGGCTATCGATCAATTGCGGGAAAAACTGGAGTACGTGTATTATTTCCCGGCTTACGAAATCGTGTTGGATGAATTGCGGGACTATCGTTTTTACGCGGATGATATGTTACACGTGTCTGGCTTCACGGTAGATTACATTTGGGAACGTTTCCTGTATAGCTTTATCACTCCCGATGTGTTGGGGTTAATGAATCAGATCGGGCGAATCAATAAAGGAATGGCACATCGACCTTTCGATTCGAAGTCCGAGGATTATCAACGTCTGGTAAAGAAAATGTTGGCTGAGATGGCTATGATTTCCCATTCCTACCCGATGATTGATTTTTCGGCAGAAGAGGAAAAACTAAGGAATTTAAAGTTTAGAATTTAA